Genomic segment of Mastomys coucha isolate ucsf_1 unplaced genomic scaffold, UCSF_Mcou_1 pScaffold5, whole genome shotgun sequence:
GTTGACATGGGCCGCAGGAGCAGAGGTGGTGGCGTAAGCCACCAGGGTTAGGTGCTTGGTGCAGCATCCTACCCGCTCGTTGAACTGTTTCTCAGCTTCCTGGCGGTTCTGCTCAGCCATCGCCTCATACTGAGCCCTCATGTCATTCAGTAGTTTGGTCAGGTCGGTTCCTGGGGCAGCATTCATTTCTACTGTCACATCCCCTCCAGAGCTTCCTTGAATGCACTTCATTTCCTAGCATAAAGGGACAAAAAGGCACTGTAGTTGTGGGAGCAGAAAAGGAATAGCATTCTAAGGCATGCGTCCCTGTGGACATTTAAAACCGTGACACCTGGAGGAGCTTCAAGGCACGACCAGCTCATTACTGCATTGGATGTGGTGGAAAAATGCCTACAGTAGAGCCGTTCATGTATACAGAGCCATTTCCTACCTCCTCGTGGTTCTTCCTCAGGAAGACCAACTCCTCAGTCAGACCCTCGATCTGCATCTCCAGGTCACAGCGAGTCATGGTCATTTCGTCCAGCACTTTGCGTAGGCCATTGATGTCAGCTTCCAAGCACTCTCGAAGACATAGTTCATGCTCATACCTGCAGCAGGTCGCGGGAAGGCAGGTGAGGGGATGGGACTCAGAGCACCTGTCTTTCACAACCCTTGGACACGTTTTCACCTtggagcagtgttcctcttttttttttcctttccgtgtcaaacccagagctcttgGCCTTTGCTAGCAAGTGTTCTTACTGTTGGAGCTCCAGTCCCCTGCCCACCCCTGACTATTTTGATAAGTGAAAATGGCTGACCTTTCTctaaagttctttatatatatataatctcatgAAGAAAACTAATTTCTGATATTAGTTCTAGCCATgtacaatatttttttctaatagttaTCAGCCTTAATCCCCATCTCatcattcctccctcccacccttccttgctttctttgtcccttcccttctcttccaacCATAGTCTCTAAAGTTTACTCCTGGGAGCCAGACATACGAATGCACTCTTATGACATAGTGCTCTGCAGCTATAGGCAAAAAGatgaagagttcaaagccagcctcagttacataGAGAGTTTGACTCCTGTTTGGGCTCCACAGtatctgtctcaaagaaaacaaagcaaaatgcctGGAAACACCCCAAACCAAACACAcagtaaaatagaagaaaaccaaCCAAGTTCACTCCTGCTTTATTTAGGTCACGATCCCCCCAgagggtttttttccctttcagcaATTGGACCGGGTTTTATTCCCCATGATTCTTGCTTTCAAGTGTTTCCTGGGCCTTACTTCATTCTGAAGTCGTCAGCAGCCAGCCTAGCGTTGTCAATCTGCAGAGCCATCCTGGCGTTTTCACAAGTGGCTGAAATGATCtaggagagaaggaagactgAATCCCACGGGACTTTCGCTTTCGCTTTTGATGCCCACCTGCTGAGGGTACACTTCTCCTAGGTCATCAAACTCTTAACGGTGGGTTGGCCCCACAGACCCTCTTAGCAGCGAGCCACCCATGGATACTTAGCACTACATCACTACATCTCTCTGCAACAGGAAACAGCTTCCATAATTGTTGGGGTAGACACTGGACAGCGTTTTATACAATACTGTCCTCTGCTCATGTCTGCTGATCAGAAGATGGGCCGTGTCCTCACCTAGTCAAGGTTTCAATGTGAACACAgaatttcacttaaaaatatacGTCTCATACACCCGTggctgaaacttttttttttttagtttgatgATATTATGTACCATTTCACCAGATTCTTTCTTTAGGAAGAAAAATCGTCCTAATGaatccagaaagacacacacaaaaaatgttcTAACCTGTCAGAATGAGTCATGAATAATTAGGTCACCCTAATTACCCCCTTAGTACTATCGCTCTCATGTTGGCCTGTCAGTTGGCCATCTGGCATTGTACAAATGCCATACTCAAATTGGGATTCAGACAGAACGCTATTATTGTACGTCATATGAGGGATTGTCATAATCCGGATACAGCAGCACCCATTTCGCCCACATGAATAATTCATTGACTTCAAATTTGATTGCAGGGCCCTGGAGAGGCCTTAGCATGTATAGACACTTGCTGTGTCTAATGTCCTGACTTTGATCCcagggactcacatggtagaaggagagaaccagctcccataTGATGTCCCCTGACTTCCACCCTTGTGCCACGGCATGCATGTCCCTTCTCCATACACACGTgcagacacacactgacacacaagtaaataaatgaatgtaaggACAGTCTCCTCGGAGTGTATGACCCAAATAAAAGCCATACAGGTCATAGGAGCACAGCTACAGAGGCCCACCTGGTTCTTCAGATCTTCGATGATTGAGCAGTATTGGCTGTAGTCTCTTCCAGACCCACCTTTTCCAGACCCATGCTTGCCATACCAGTCCTTGATTTTAGTCTCCAGATCATTGTTGGCTTCCTCCAGGGCTCGGACCTTGTCTAGGTAGTTGGCCAGCCGGTCGTTGAGGTCCTGCATGGTTTGCTTTTCACTTCCAGAGAGAAGACCCCCGTCATAGCCACTGACACCACCAAGGCCACCTCCTGTACTACCACCATAGCTACAGAAGCCTCCACTAGAACCCCCACCGAAGCCAGAGCCCCCGCCAAAGCCAGAACCTCCACCAAAGCCAGAGCCTCCACCAAAGCTAGAGGCTGCTCCGAATCCACCCCTTACTGAGCAGCTCCCGAAGCCCCCTCCCATGCTACCCTTAGTTCCCCCACTCAGgccccagctgctgctgctcccctggAAGCCCCAGGCAGAGCCTCCCCCTAGCCCACAGCTGCTCCCACTGCCAAAGGAGCTTCCTCCAGGGCACCCCCTGCTGCCCACA
This window contains:
- the Krt24 gene encoding keratin, type I cytoskeletal 24; translation: MPREKEHPTGVYIRAKKADWNRPLTPPFLPLETLSTLRSIMFCSAQKGSCSSRVSSSSSGAVGSRGCPGGSSFGSGSSCGLGGGSAWGFQGSSSSWGLSGGTKGSMGGGFGSCSVRGGFGAASSFGGGSGFGGGSGFGGGSGFGGGSSGGFCSYGGSTGGGLGGVSGYDGGLLSGSEKQTMQDLNDRLANYLDKVRALEEANNDLETKIKDWYGKHGSGKGGSGRDYSQYCSIIEDLKNQIISATCENARMALQIDNARLAADDFRMKYEHELCLRECLEADINGLRKVLDEMTMTRCDLEMQIEGLTEELVFLRKNHEEEMKCIQGSSGGDVTVEMNAAPGTDLTKLLNDMRAQYEAMAEQNRQEAEKQFNERSASLQAQISTDAGAADCARSEVMELKRTVQTLEIELQSQLALKCSLERTLADTEAGFVAQLSGIQTQISSLEEQLSQIRGETQCQSAEYECLLDIKTRLEQEIETYRRLLNGDGGGCDYRNLVSRHVVLSDSGSCSGQGKDPSKTRVTKTIIEEVVDGKVVSSQVSNISEVKIK